The segment GCTGTACTGCCAATGGCAATGCTAGTAATTTGTTAGTGGATGCTGATTTGCTTTGCGGACGCCTTCAGGCAGCATGCACCCCTTCGCCAATTTCCTCAATCAGCTTGCGGTTAAAAGCAGGAATATCGTCTGGCTTGCGGCTAGTAACCAGGCCGTTATCGACAACCACTTCCTCATCGACCCAGTTTGCGCCGGCATTTTTCAAGTCGGTTTGAATCGATGGATACGACGTCATTTTCCGACCTGAAACAACGCCTGCATCGATCAATGTCCAGGGCCCGTGACAAATAGCAGCCGTCGGTTTTCCCGATTCCATGAAGGCGCGAACAAATTGCAACGCCCATTCATTGCGGCGTAGCTTATCCGGATTCATTACACCGCCGGGTAGAACCAATGCATCGAAGTCATCAGCTTTGGCTTCGCTCAGTGGAATATCGACCTGGAACTCGTCGCCCCAATCGGTGTGCTTCCAACCTTTTACGGTGCGTTGCTCCGGCGAAATAATAGACACCGTGGCCCCAGCATTTTCCAGCGCTTCCTTGGGTCCGGTAAGTTCGATTTGTTCAAAACCATTGGCGACCAAAATGGCCACTTTTTTGTCCTTGAGCGTGTTTGTATTGCTTGCCATAATATGGCGCTCCTTGTGAGATAGTGCATAAAGTGCGTTTCAATTTGGCCTTCAAATCTTGTGCCAAGGCGTTACGGTGCGGTGATTGTTTGAGAATACTTTGAAATAGCAGGATTACAACTTATCGTTTCCGTCCCGGCGGCAGGGACTGGCGCACCCGCCAAATTTCACGCCAAGGATCAGACCGCAGCTTCTTCAACCGTTCGACAGCATTTTTAACCGAGTATTGCTGCGGACCTTTTTGCGTGGAAAGCTCTGCCCAAGTGATTGGCATCGATACGCTGGCTCCCGGCTTGGCGCGAGTGGAATATGGAACTACTGAAGTTGCCCCGCGTTCATTCCGCAAATAGTCGACGAAAATTTTGCCGCGTCGTGCCGCCTTTGACATCGTGGCAATGTATCGGTGCGGCGCGGCAGCGACCATGCTGTCGGCGAAGTCGCGAGTAAACTGCTTGACTTCAGGCCAAGTTTGCTTCTGCGCCAGCGGCACCACAATGTGAAGTCCCTTTCCACCTGTCGTTTTGACAAAGCTGGTTAAGCGAAGCCGTTTTAAATTGTCGCGGACTAAAAAAGCTGCTTCGACCACTTCGTGCCAGGAAACGGCCGGATCGGGATCGAGATCAAAGATCATTCGATCGGGGCGCTCGATATCGCCGGTCGGCGAACCCCAGGCATGAATTTCCAACGTCCCGAATTGCACCAACGCAATCAACCCTTCCAAATCCTGAACGACGGCGTACCTGCGGGTTTCGGTTTTCTCGCGAATGGAAATTTGCTGCACCGACGAGGGCATGCCGACAGGGGGATGTTTTTGGTAGAAGCAACCCGCGGCAAGACCTTCGGGGCAGCGAACCAGGACCAATGGCCGATTGGTAACGTGCGGTAATATCCAATCCGCCACTTCGATGTAGTAATTGGCGATTTGTCCCTTGGTAACTCCCGCATCTGGATAAACGATACGGTCTGGGTGGGTGATACGAAATGCGGATTTCACTTTCCCTTGGGCGGCTGCTGCCTTGGAGCGTGGTTTGCGCTTCGAAGCAGGTAGTGATCGGTGCGTGTTTGTTCGGGATGGCATAGCAAAATATTAGACAGCCCTTTCACGTTTCACTTCACGCGAGGGCTTGTCTTGGCGCAGACCGAGGAAAGCTGCTTGTCGCAGCAGGCTGTCGTCGGTCCAGTTGTTAAATTGAATTTGTGCTACTAATTTTGGTTGAACCCAATGTACAGCGCCGGTCGCGCCTGGGATGCGTTTGGTGGCGAAGGAAGACGCTTTTTGCTCCAGAGATTTCAAGCGGCTCAAAATGTCGCGCAGAGAGCGGCTGTTAAAGCCTGTGCCAACGCGCCCAGCATAAATTAATTTGCTTCCAGCCTGATAGTAACCCAGCAACAATGCGCCGAAACCGATGCGCGAGCCGGCAGGTCGCGTGTAACCGCCAACCACAAACTCCTGCTCTTGGCGACATTTGCTTTTTAACCAGGCGCCGGTTCGGCCGGGTATGTACGGCGCATCTCGGCGTTTGGAAATCATTCCTTCCAAGCCCAGCCTGCACATCTTGCGGAGAAAAGCAGCGCCGGAGCCGAGCAAATGTTCGCTGTACCGTAAGCGATGCACGCGGGTAGGCAAATTGTCGATGAGCGATTTTACAACGGCCTTGCGGCGTTCCAGGGCTGCGCCGGTGAGGTCAAAGCCATCCAGATGCAAGATGTCGAACACAAAATAGACCAGCCGATTCGTTTGCCGCTCGCTGAATGAGTTTTGCAATGCTTGGAAACTGCTGATGCCTTTGGAGTCGAGCACGACAACTTCACCGTCGAGGATGGCTTGCTTCACTTTCAGTTCGGTCGCCAGGGTCACGAGCGAAGATACTTTACCAGTCCAGTCTTGTTGGTTACGACTAATGAATTGCACCTTTCCAGCGCCAATTCGGCAAAACATGCGATAGCCATCAAACTTTTGCTCGTGCAGCCAGCTCTCGCCGGAGGGCGGTTGCTTTACCAATGTGGCGAGTTGAGCGTCGGTTTTTTTAGGAAATGCCGCGCGTTGCGCGCCGGGAATTTCATCCAGAGAACTTCCTAGGTGGTGTTGCTGCTCAGCCTGCGACGTTTTTTTTTAACTAGACGGCGGCGATGCGCCTTGGTGCTTGAGACATCATCTGAATTACGAACAGCAGACTTTGCTGGGCCACGAATGGGGCGCATGTGTCCCGTCCGACGGGCGGCAATTTCGGCCAGCGTCCGGCCAGATTTGGCGCTATTGGGAAATTCGACAAGCACATCTCCTTCCGACAATGGTTGCGCCGCTCCATCATGCTCTTTAATCAATAGCCAATTCACTCGGCCGCGAGAGGATGTCCCCCCCCTCATTCGTAACAGCATCCAGTTGCCGTGCAGTTTTTTGCCATTTAACGTGAATTTGAGCTTTCCTTGGCGATAACCTTGATCGGGATCGCCTGCAGGCTTCCAAGAACCGTAATCCCACACCATCACGGTGCCTCCGCCGTATTGACCGGCAGGAATAATTCCTTCGAAACTTCGATAATCGATCGGGTGATCTTCCACCTGGACGGCTAGTCGTTTTTCTGCAGGATCCAAACACGGTCCTTTGGGTACAGCCCAGCTCAGCAGCACACCGTGCAATTCCAGGCGAAAATCGTAATGCAGATGACTAGCGTCATGCTTTTGAATGACGTAATGATGACCGCGCGGTATCGCGCCATTGCCCTGCGGTTCTGGGGTTCGGGAGAAGTTTCGTTTTTTAT is part of the Pirellulales bacterium genome and harbors:
- a CDS encoding type 1 glutamine amidotransferase domain-containing protein — translated: MASNTNTLKDKKVAILVANGFEQIELTGPKEALENAGATVSIISPEQRTVKGWKHTDWGDEFQVDIPLSEAKADDFDALVLPGGVMNPDKLRRNEWALQFVRAFMESGKPTAAICHGPWTLIDAGVVSGRKMTSYPSIQTDLKNAGANWVDEEVVVDNGLVTSRKPDDIPAFNRKLIEEIGEGVHAA
- the ligD gene encoding non-homologous end-joining DNA ligase — encoded protein: MKSAFRITHPDRIVYPDAGVTKGQIANYYIEVADWILPHVTNRPLVLVRCPEGLAAGCFYQKHPPVGMPSSVQQISIREKTETRRYAVVQDLEGLIALVQFGTLEIHAWGSPTGDIERPDRMIFDLDPDPAVSWHEVVEAAFLVRDNLKRLRLTSFVKTTGGKGLHIVVPLAQKQTWPEVKQFTRDFADSMVAAAPHRYIATMSKAARRGKIFVDYLRNERGATSVVPYSTRAKPGASVSMPITWAELSTQKGPQQYSVKNAVERLKKLRSDPWREIWRVRQSLPPGRKR
- the ligD gene encoding non-homologous end-joining DNA ligase, which translates into the protein MVKQPPSGESWLHEQKFDGYRMFCRIGAGKVQFISRNQQDWTGKVSSLVTLATELKVKQAILDGEVVVLDSKGISSFQALQNSFSERQTNRLVYFVFDILHLDGFDLTGAALERRKAVVKSLIDNLPTRVHRLRYSEHLLGSGAAFLRKMCRLGLEGMISKRRDAPYIPGRTGAWLKSKCRQEQEFVVGGYTRPAGSRIGFGALLLGYYQAGSKLIYAGRVGTGFNSRSLRDILSRLKSLEQKASSFATKRIPGATGAVHWVQPKLVAQIQFNNWTDDSLLRQAAFLGLRQDKPSREVKRERAV
- a CDS encoding DNA polymerase ligase N-terminal domain-containing protein — protein: MALCIYHKKRNFSRTPEPQGNGAIPRGHHYVIQKHDASHLHYDFRLELHGVLLSWAVPKGPCLDPAEKRLAVQVEDHPIDYRSFEGIIPAGQYGGGTVMVWDYGSWKPAGDPDQGYRQGKLKFTLNGKKLHGNWMLLRMRGGTSSRGRVNWLLIKEHDGAAQPLSEGDVLVEFPNSAKSGRTLAEIAARRTGHMRPIRGPAKSAVRNSDDVSSTKAHRRRLVKKKRRRLSSNTT